The Patescibacteria group bacterium genomic sequence CAGCCCGGCAAGCGTGGCGCCCACCTGTCGCGCCTCGCCCGAGACCGCGGTGCCGTGCACGCGCACCACGTACCCGCGGCGCTCCCCTTCTTCTTCCATGGCCGCAAGCGCGGTGCGGTTGCCGAGGATCAGCACGTTGGTCACCCGCTGGAACAGCGCCGGATCCTTGGGGGTCTCGCGCAGCTCGCACGCGGGGAGCTTGCAGGCCTTGAGCGGGTCGTAGCGATCCATGATCCTGCGCGCGTCGTCGATGGTCGTCTGGTCGAGCACGGTAGGGCCCGACGCGACCTGGGAGATGTCGTCCCCGGGCACGTCGGAAAAGACGAGGCCGAGCACGGTCGCGGGAGCGGCGAGCGCGGCGAGCTGGCCGCCGAGGATCTCGGAGACGTGCTTGCGCACCGTGTTCGTCTCGTGGATGTCGGCGCCCTCGCGCATGAGCGCGGCGGTGAGCATGGACACCTGGTCGCACGTGAGCGCATGGGGCCAGCACAGGAGCGCGGAGCCGCCGCCGGAAGCGATCACGATGAGCAGGTCGTCGGGACGCAGGCTCTTCACGAGCCCGATGATCTCGCCGGTGGCGCGCACGTTGGCGGGGCTCGGCAGAGGATGGGAGCCGGCGATGCTCTTCAGGCGTTTCAGCTTCCCCGCCTTCACGTCGAGCACGATCCCGTCCGTGAGGCGTTCTCCGAGGATCCCTTCAAGCGCGGCAGCCGCCTCGTACGCGGCCTTGCCGATGCCGATCACGAACGTGCGGCCGAACCGGCTGAGGTCGAACCGCCGCCCGCGCACCGTGAGCATGCGCCCCTCACGCGAAACCGCCTCGCGCATGGCGGCGCGCGTGTCGATGGCCCGGAGGCCCGCCTCAAGCACCGCAAGCGCGTCGCGCCGGCGGCGGTCGGTGGCAAGGGCGGCGTAGTTCTTCACGACATGCTTCATACGATCGGCTCTTCAGGCTCTTCGCCGTCCTTCTCAAGCCGCACCCACGGGCGGATCGACGTGCTCGCGAGCGCGAGGATCAGGAACCCGCCCGCGACCAGGGCGGCGGCGCCGATCAAGAAGGCGACAAGGATGGTCGAGAAGCCGCAACCGAACAGGGCGGCCAATGACTCGGCTTTCGTCTGAGACGCCACGAGGCACGCGTTGAGCGCCGCGCCGGAGCGTCCGACGCCGTAGACGGACGCGCCGATGCCGCACGCAAACGCGAGCAGGGTGAACAGGCAGCTGAACCGCACCTTGCGCACGCGCCCGAGGCGCAACAGCGACACCAGCGCGAACATCACGCCGCCGCCCACCCAATAGAGGAGCGACCAGATGAGGGCGAGCAGGATGACGAGCGCGCGCACTTCTGGATCCATATGGGTCCGAGTATAGCACCATTGCCATTTCGCGCGTAAAATGGTGGAATGCGCCCTCGCCTAAGTCGCGAGGTCGCTCAGTTCAGGCCCGTAGCTCAGCTGGTTAGAGCGCCGAGCTTATACCTCGGTGGTCGATGGTTCGAGTCCATCCGGGCCTACCATGAAATCAAAACTTGAAACATGAAAACTTGAAGGATCAAAGGGTGACGGAAAGGTTGAAGGACGAAGTTTAAAATTTCATTCTTCATCCATTCGACCTTTCCATGAAACTTTGGTCCTTCAAGATTTGGTTCTTCAAGTTTTCGTTCACCCTATGCCATTCCTCTTCCTCGGCATCCTCATCCTCGGCGTCGGCATCTATTTCTATCGCGAGGCGAAAAAACAGCACGACCACGAAGGCGAGATCGGATGCAAGGCGCTCATCGTCGCCGGGATCATCCTGATTCTCGTGCATGGGCTGTTTTTCCGCACCGTGATCGTGCTCGGACTATGAAGAAGCTCGCCGTGCCGCCCGAAGCCGACAAGATGCGCCTCGACCTGTTCTTGGCGGGCGCGCTCAAGTGTGCGCGCACCAAGGCGCAGGCCCATGTGAAGGCCGGGCTGGTCCGTCGCGCCGGGGCGGCGATGAAGCCGCACGCGCCGGTGCATGCGGGCGACGTGCTCGAGATCGACCCGGTCGCGAAGGCGCCGGCGTCCAGGGCAAAGCTTCCCGAACTCGACATCCTGTTCGAGGATGATTCCCTGCTCGTCGTGAACAAGCCGGCGGGGCTCTTGGTGCACGAGGCGCACCCGGGCGACCTCTCCCCCACCCTTGCGGATGCCGCCGCAAAGCACGCGCCGAAGATCAGGAAGGTCGGCGAGGCGGGCCGCCACGGCATCGTGCACCGGCTCGACAAGGACGTGTCCGGCGTGATCGCGATCCCGAAGACGCAGGAGATGTTCGAATTCCTCAAAGCCGCCTTCACGAACCGCGAGCTGGGCAAGGAATACGTCGCGCTCGTGTACGGCAAGCTCCCCAAGGACCATGACCGCATCACGTTCAAGATCGCGAGGTCGAAAAGCAAGGGCCGCATGGTGGCGCGCCCGGAGTCGCAGGAAGGCAAGGACGCGGTCACCGAATACGAGGTCATCGCGCGGTACAAGACGGTCACGCTCGTGAAGGTGACGATCGAGACCGGCCGCACGCACCAGATCCGAACCCATTTCCGCGCCATCGACCATCCGGTGGTGGGAGACACGTTGTATTTCAAGAAGCGGATGAAGAACATCCGGCCAATCGAGATGGACCGATTGTTCCTGCACGCGCGGCGGCTGGAAATTCCCCTGCCGGACGGCACCCGCAAGGCGTTTAAGGCCCCGCTCCCCGCCGAGCTCGAAGCCGTCCTGAAGACGCTGCCGACGGTATGAAGACTGTAGGATAAAGGATGTAGGATTATGGGCGTTGAACCTTCGGAGCAGACCTTCCATCAAAGGTTACGGGGCAAGATG encodes the following:
- a CDS encoding DUF4147 domain-containing protein, with the translated sequence MKHVVKNYAALATDRRRRDALAVLEAGLRAIDTRAAMREAVSREGRMLTVRGRRFDLSRFGRTFVIGIGKAAYEAAAALEGILGERLTDGIVLDVKAGKLKRLKSIAGSHPLPSPANVRATGEIIGLVKSLRPDDLLIVIASGGGSALLCWPHALTCDQVSMLTAALMREGADIHETNTVRKHVSEILGGQLAALAAPATVLGLVFSDVPGDDISQVASGPTVLDQTTIDDARRIMDRYDPLKACKLPACELRETPKDPALFQRVTNVLILGNRTALAAMEEEGERRGYVVRVHGTAVSGEARQVGATLAGLPQPGEMVIAGGETTVTVRGSGRGGRNQELALGALSHVPDDGLVLSCASDGIDNGPVAGAFADATVRDAARKKKLDPDAFLARNDSSSFFKKAGGQIMTGHTGSNVSDLMIALRRKG
- a CDS encoding RluA family pseudouridine synthase — protein: MQGAHRRRDHPDSRAWAVFPHRDRARTMKKLAVPPEADKMRLDLFLAGALKCARTKAQAHVKAGLVRRAGAAMKPHAPVHAGDVLEIDPVAKAPASRAKLPELDILFEDDSLLVVNKPAGLLVHEAHPGDLSPTLADAAAKHAPKIRKVGEAGRHGIVHRLDKDVSGVIAIPKTQEMFEFLKAAFTNRELGKEYVALVYGKLPKDHDRITFKIARSKSKGRMVARPESQEGKDAVTEYEVIARYKTVTLVKVTIETGRTHQIRTHFRAIDHPVVGDTLYFKKRMKNIRPIEMDRLFLHARRLEIPLPDGTRKAFKAPLPAELEAVLKTLPTV